Part of the Flavobacterium sp. MDT1-60 genome, AGCCAAATATGGAAATTGCCCATTGTTAGCAGGTGATGTCATTACTCCGGTTGCAATAGCTGAAAGTGCTGTAGTTTGTGCTAAAGCTGGGTTTGAATCTGCGATTCCTATTGCCAGCTTTAATTTTAAAGAGTTAGCAAATATACGCCATGCAACTGGATCGCCTCCATATAGCTTATCGCCATCAGAAAATGTTGGAAAACTGTTTGCAGTACCACTAGTTAAAGCAGTAATATCAGCATTGATTCTTGTGATCAGATCTGAGTAAATAGTTGCTCCATCATCATATGCAGGTAATGGGTAAGCAACAAGGTTTGCAGCTTGAGTGTAAGGGATATTACCAAAAGTATCTACTAAAAGTTGATACGTATATACTTGCATAATATCAATTATAGCTAATTGAGTCTTTTTGTTTGCTGGCCAATCAGCTAATTCAGTAGGTGTTGGTTCGTAAACATTGATGATTTCTTTTGCTTTACCAAGATTGTTCAGGACATTTACATAATTGTCTGTATATATTTGGTTTGAAACATTACGGTTTGTAAAGTCATAATTACTTTCATTTACATAAGTTGTCTCTTGCCAATACTGCATCGTCAGTCTAAAGTTGTTTTCGTTTACACTTGGTGTGTTAACGTAATCACTTAATTCTTTTTGAGCATAAGTAATTAGCGATCCTGGAACAGTACTATAGGCACTATTTGGATCTGTATTTGCATCTTCATTAACACAAGCCGTCAATGACAGGCCAATTGTTAATATTGCTATTATTTTTTTCATTTTCATTTTTTTTAAAAATTAACTTTGACATTAAAAGAAATATTTCTAGTTGTCGGCATAGGCCCAGATTGGTATCCTTGTGTGTTACCTGAGGACAATCCGGCTTCTGGATCAGAATAAGGTAAGCTTTTGTCAATTATCCAAAGATTATTACCTATTACGCTAAATGAAGCTCCCTTAAGAGAATTTCCTAAAATGCTTGAAGGAAGATTATAAGTTAATACAACCTCTCTTAATTTTACAAATCCAGCATCGTAAACGAATGCAGCTGCAGGTGGGTCTGTACCAAAAACCTGGCTAGATTGAGATCTGTCCAATCTTGTTGTATTATTTACATATTGTGGTTGACCATTTGTTGGTGTATATGCAGGGTTTGCCATAACACCTTGTAGAATTTCACCACCACCATTAGCTAATGTATTTCTAATTGGATTTCCTAAGTCATTATTTCCAACTGAATTAGCGTAGATACCTGTTCCGTATCCGTAGTATTGATCAAGTGAGAAAACACTTCCTCCTTTTTTCACGTCAATTAAGAAACTAAAAGAAAGATTTTTATAATTGAATTTGTTGTTAATACCACCAATCCATTCAGCTTGATATGTTCCTAATTTGTTATCAGTAGTTGTAGAAACTTCGTATGCACCGTTAGCTCCAATAATTCTATTTCCAGCTTCGTCTAATACATATGTTGTTCCCCAAATTTGTCCATAATCTTGGTTAAGAGGAGCATTGATACTGATACCTCCTTGAAGAGAGTTAATGTTGATGTTTTCAATACCAGGGGC contains:
- a CDS encoding SusD/RagB family nutrient-binding outer membrane lipoprotein translates to MKKIIAILTIGLSLTACVNEDANTDPNSAYSTVPGSLITYAQKELSDYVNTPSVNENNFRLTMQYWQETTYVNESNYDFTNRNVSNQIYTDNYVNVLNNLGKAKEIINVYEPTPTELADWPANKKTQLAIIDIMQVYTYQLLVDTFGNIPYTQAANLVAYPLPAYDDGATIYSDLITRINADITALTSGTANSFPTFSDGDKLYGGDPVAWRIFANSLKLKLAIGIADSNPALAQTTALSAIATGVMTSPANNGQFPYLAPSPNYNPLYENLEASGREDFVGGKTLVDYMNASNDPRIDDYYTAVDGDYIGLPIGEGGEFGDFSHAGEYAYTPTTPGNILTYTEVAFYVAEANARWNTAAAPVAYNAAVTASILEWGGTATEATAYLVTKPYDATNWKKSIGEQAWVAMYNQALTSWNFWRRLDFPVLLAPPTAINNAGGKVPVRMAYPVLEQQTNSTNWKAASTAIGGDLLTTKLFWDKF